One Hordeum vulgare subsp. vulgare chromosome 4H, MorexV3_pseudomolecules_assembly, whole genome shotgun sequence DNA window includes the following coding sequences:
- the LOC123449790 gene encoding exosome complex exonuclease RRP44 homolog A, with amino-acid sequence MLQSKSFVKKTKQGRVVKVVREHYLRDDIPCGAFSCPSCDAAARRLNADAAAILVVDTNVVLHQIDLLENPAIEDVVVLSVVLDEVKNKNLSVYNRLKTLCTNTARRFFVFTNEHHRDTYVKEMVGESPNDRNDRAIRVAARWYQSHLGDSAKVLLVTNDRDNKRKATEEGLNAETVESYVRSLAQPGLLDLVVVPSSGDVAMEDVEDLRPSKRKIVYNEHKPMSEITSGLRCGIYHQGKLRVNRYNPFEAYVGSESIGDEIIIRGRSNMNRSFDGDIVAVELLPQDQWHDSKSFIADDDEDDNEEDVRLVPNSADDAPRNTTSTQSTAGSSAASVPSRPVGRVVGIIKRNWNSYCGSLEPMPMPAGSGGVAHALFVSKDRRIPKIRIQTRQLGNLLNKRIIVAVDSWDVMSRYPSGHYVRTIGDIGDKETETEVVLIENDINTRPFSTQVLACLPPLPWTLSPEDVANPNRQDLRHVRVFSVDPPGCRDIDDALHCTPLPNGNFEVGVHIADVTNFVHPGTPLDEEASQRATSVYLVGQRIDMLPKPLTEDVCSLRADVERLAFSVIWEMTPDADIISSRYTKSVIKSCAAMSYVEAQARMDDSRLVDPLTVDLRNLNSLAKIMRNRRCERGALTLASAEVKFEIDSETHDPLDIGIYQIREANQMIEEFMLAANVSVAEKILQHYPLCSLLRRHPSPTKEMLEPLLRTASSVGLSLDVSSSKALAESLDNAKRDDPYFNKLIRILATRCMTQAVYFCSGDLSLSEYYHYGLASALYTHFTSPIRRYADVVVHRLLAAALDIAKLPPVFQDGPQLTGIADNLNYRHRNAQMASRASVELHTLIYFRTRPVDTEARIVKIKANGFIVFVPKFGIEGPIYLTAKGDKGADWVVDEVHQKVTKPGTNISYAVLQSVMIHMEVVEPQPHRPKLQLTLI; translated from the exons ATGCTGCAGAGCAAGTCGTTCGTCAAGAAGACGAAGCAGGGCCGCGTCGTCAAG GTGGTCCGGGAGCACTACCTCCGCGACGACATCCCCTGCGGCGCCTTCTCCTGCCCCTCCTGCGACGCGGCCGCCCGCCGCCTCAACGCCGACGCCGCcgccatcctcgtcgtcgacaccAACGTCGTGCTCCACCAG ATCGATTTGTTGGAGAATCCGGCGATTGAGGATGTCGTGGTGCTGTCGGTGGTGCTGGACGAAGTGAAGAACAAGAACCTCTCCGTGTACAACAGGCTCAAGACGCTGTGCACCAACACGGCTCGGAGGTTCTTCGTGTTCACCAACGAGCACCACAG GGATACTTATGTCAAGGAGATGGTTGGAGAGAGTCCAAATGATCGTAATGATAGAG CAATCCGTGTTGCTGCTCGTTGGTACCAGAGTCACCTTGGTGACAGTGCCAAAGTGTTGCTGGTCACAAATGATAGAGATAACAAACGGAAAGCTACTGAAGAAGGCCTAAATGCAGAGACAG TTGAGTCATATGTACGATCGCTTGCGCAGCCTGGTTTGCTCGATTTGGTGGTTGTCCCAAGTAGCGGAGATGTTGCCATGGAAGATGTAGAAGATCTTAGACCATCCAAAAGGAAAATAGTTTACAATGAG CATAAACCTATGTCAGAAATTACATCTGGTCTGCGCTGTGGAATTTATCATCAAGGGAAGCTTCGAGTTAATCGTTACAATCCATTTGAAGCATATGTCGGAAGTGAGAGCATTGGTGATGAGATTATTATCCGTGGGCGTTCAAATATGAACAGGTCCTTCGATGGAGATATAGTTGCTGTAGAACTGTTGCCACAGGATCAGTGGCACGATTCAAAGTCATTTAttgctgatgatgatg AAGATGATAATGAAGAGGATgtcaggttggttccaaatagcgCTGATGATGCTCCACGAAACACCACTTCCACGCAATCAACAGCTGGATCATCAGCTGCTTCTGTCCCCAGTCGTCCAGTTGGACGTGTTGTTGGTATCATCAAGAGGAATTGGAACTC GTATTGTGGATCATTGGAGCCAATGCCCATGCCTGCTGGTAGCgggggtgttgctcatgctctttttGTGTCGAAAGATCGAAGAATTCCTAAGATTCGGATCCAAACTAGACAACTTGGTAATCTTTTAAATAAAAGGATTATCGTTGCAGTTGATTCATGGGATGTCATGTCTCGATACCCATCAGGACACTATGTGCGGACTATAGGAGATATTGGCGATAAGGAAACAGAAACAGAG GTTGTCCTAATAGAGAATGATATTAACACAAGACCTTTCTCTACACAAGTCCTTGCTTGTTTGCCACCTTTGCCTTGGACATTGTCACCTGAGGATGTGGCTAATCCTAATAGGCAAGATTTGCGGCATGTGAGAGTCTTTAGTGTGGATCCACCAG GTTGTAGGGACATTGATGATGCACTACATTGCACACCGCTTCCAAATGGGAATTTTGAAGTTGGAGTAC ATATTGCTGATGTCACTAATTTTGTCCATCCTGGTACCCCTCTTGACGAGGAGGCCTCTCAAAGGGCAACTTCTGTTTATCTTGTTGGACAACGAATTGACATGCtaccaaagcctctaactgaag ATGTTTGTTCTCTTCGTGCTGATGTTGAGAGGCTGGCGTTCTCCGTCATTTGG GAAATGACACCTGATGCTGATATCATATCCTCAAGATACACAAAGAGTGTTATCAAGTCTtgtgctgcaatgtcttatgtggaAGCCCAAGCAAGAATGGATGACAG CCGTTTGGTTGATCCACTGACTGTAGACTTGCGGAACTTAAATTCATTAGCAAAG ATAATGAGAAATCGGCGTTGCGAAAGAGGGGCTCTGACTCTTGCTTCAGCAGAAGTCAAATTCGAAATTGACAGTGAAACTCATGATCCCCTTGACATAG GAATATATCAAATTCGTGAGGCAAACCAAATGATTGAAGAGTTTATGTTGGCAGCAAATGTTTCTGTTGCTGAGAAGATTTTGCAGCACTACCCCTTGTGTTCATTGCTACG GCGTCATCCTAGCCCAACAAAGGAGATGCTTGAGCCATTACTCCGTACTGCCTCCTCTGTTGGCCTAAGTCTGGACGTATCATCCTCAAAAGCATTAGCTGAATCACTTGATAATGCGAAG AGAGATGACCCGTACTTCAACAAGCTTATCCGGATTTTGGCAACTAGATGCATGACACAA GCAGTTTACTTTTGCAGTGGAGATTTGAGCTTGTCTGAGTATTACCATTATGGGCTTGCATCTGCTCTGTACACTCATTTCACTTCTCCTATTCGCAGATATGCAG ATGTTGTGGTGCATAGGTTGCTAGCTGCTGCTCTAGATATTGCGAAACTTCCACCAGTCTTCCAGGATGGTCCACAACTCACAGGCATCGCTGACA ACTTGAATTATAGGCACCGAAATGCCCAAATGGCAAGCAGAGCATCGGTTGAGCTCCACACTCTCATATATTTCAGGACAAG GCCTGTGGATACTGAAGCTAGAATAGTAAAGATCAAGGCAAATGGTTTCATAGTCTTCGTACCGAA GTTTGGCATAGAAGGCCCCATCTATCTTACGGCGAAGGGAGACAAAGGGGCTGACTGGGTAGTAGACGAGGTGCACCAGAAAGTAACCAAGCCTGGAACAAACATAAGCTATGCTGTGTTGCAGAGTGTTATGATCCATATGGAAGTGGTCGAGCCTCAGCCTCACCGCCCAAAGCTACAGCTCACCCTCATATGA